Below is a window of Nicotiana tabacum cultivar K326 chromosome 19, ASM71507v2, whole genome shotgun sequence DNA.
GCTTAAACAAACAAATGTGTATACCTTGTAATAGTTGAGCAGCTGTGGCCTTTTCAGTTTGAATGTGGGAGTAACTAAATCTCGCTCAATGTCAAAAGGTTTTGGCTCCAAATGGACTGCACGTAACATTTCAAAACCTCGAAGCTGTGGAGGTATTTTTCTGATCAGAGTAAGAACTGGATAAAAACCATAGAATCAAAAGAAATTTGCTACGTACTTGGTGTTTCTTGGCAGTGCTGTTGAGTTCATCCAAAATGTACTTCCTTGACTTTGAGTTATTGCATAGAGCTGAAAAATCTCCAGTTTCTTGATTACTTGAAGCCCAGTCTTCAAGTGCTTTTCTTTCTGGAACTACCACGGCCACTAAAAAGGACTCGAAACTATTTCCATATACCCAGATCTGTGGACCAGATTATGAGTTAGAAGGAAATTGTGTCACGTGGAACATACAGTAATCTAACAAATCCACCAACTCAATCTCAATTAGCATAAAGGAAATAGGGTAAGGCAGAAACTCTCCCAAAGTTCAAACGTTTTGTTTGCACTTATAGTCATTTGGAATGCTTAGATTTTCTCTTTAGAATATGATTATTTATACATCCTGCAACTCTTATCACTAGAAAGGATTTTAAGTTATATACAGTGGCTTTCTAAAGAATTAGTACATGATCATTGTAATTTAACCTATTATAGCATGTTAATTATCATTTTTATCGGGTCACCAATTAATGCTTACCGATGTAATAAGTGGGCATCTGGAGTATAACCCTTCAATGCTTTCCACAGCCACATACTCCCCTTGAGACAGCTTAAATATGTTCTTTTTCCGGTCAATGATTTTCATTGCTCCATCTGGCTGCCACTCACCAATGTCACCTGCAATTTTCCCATGCTCAGAATTCGATTGCACAAATCAATTATTACACCCCCCGACCAATGATATAAACTATCATCAGATTATTGTTAATTTCATTGCAACTTCAGTGATACTTCAATTTTCCATAGTGTCTACTTCTATTGATGGCTGAGTCAAAACGAAGCATGCTCATTTCCACCTTATGAACATGACAACACTGTGACAACAACGAcatacccagtgtaatcccacaaatggggtctggggaaggtagtgtgtacccagaccttacccctacctttaagaaggcagagaggctgtttcggGTAGACACTCGGCTCAGGAATATGACAGCACTGTGATAAGTAAGAATTTGTATTGCTCTTTCTCCTCATTACCTGTATGAAACCATCCATCCACAAGTACTGCTTTTGTAAGATCTTCTCGCTTATGGTACCCCGAAAACAAGGTTTTTCCCCTCAGACAAATTTCTCCGCATGGCACACTTGCGAGCGCATCATATCCCATTTCTGGCACGGACTCAAGTCTTGCCTCTATTGTAGTCATTGGAACACCAACAGTTCCTATCATGGGGTGAACATTGGCTATGGATGTGAAACATCCTCCACAACTTTCAGTAAGACCTAACATTGAAGAGTAGGTCAAAATAAGCACAAGAAAATGTGACAACTGACAAAGAAGAGCGGTGAAAATGCTACTACGCATTTCACTATGAGAATCAACATTATATAAAATATGGCAATTCTACTAGCTGCAATAACATCCTTGCTTTTCAAAAGTTGTACACTCTTATTTGATTTAAAGTACTTGGGCTTCACATGAgtttatatacaacaacaacaacaaacccagtgtaatcctacGTGGAGTTCCTTAACCCTACCTTGTGaaggcagagagactgtttccgatagaccctcggcttcaCATGAGTTTATATGATTTACTATATATCTGTTTAGGTGTTAGGCCCCCAAAATTTGCAAGGAAACACAGAGAAGGGATCTTAGGATTTAAGGTGAATAAAGGAAACTTTGACAAATTATGAAAAGATGGGAGTAATAAGTTTACTAGTAGTATTCAATACCATATCCTTGAGCTAAAGAACAGCAGCATGTCACCCTTAGAAATTCTTCGACATGCTTGGGCAAAGGAGCAGCTCCAGAAAGCATGAGACGAACTCGTCCACCAAATGCTAGTTTGATCTGGAACGAGAAGTATATGCAAATAAGTCAATCGGATTATGGACCAAGTAAATGCTAGGGATCAGATAGCAAACCTTGTCAAAAACCAGCCTGTCAAAGCGAGGAGCTGCTTCATCTTGTCTTAGTCCTTTCTCCATATTCCTTAACTTGCTGGAAAAAATATATGTAATGCTTAATATACAATAGAAATGAAGGGAAACAAATGCAAATAATGCTGATCTAAGCACAGAAACTTTATAAGAGGACGTACTAGTTATATGCATATTGGAAAAGCAGCTTCTTTAACAAACCTCCAGCTTCAATTTTATCCATCACACCTGAATTTCCCACACCCgaaaacaaaaattatagaaaagaaataggaaaaaacATGAGACTAGCAAAAACTAATTGATGTAAAAAATTAAGCCTGAATTTTGTTCACTGAACAGTAGATTAGAGACCTGTGTATATCCTGTCAAAAACTCTTGGAACTCCACAAAATATAGTGGGCTTCAATACCAGAAGATCCTCAATCAAGTATCTAATGTCCTGTTATTCAGATGCAAACATTTATTCGATTCAATTGGGCTTGAACAAAGAGCAAgtttaaaagcaaaaaaaaagctATAAGTAATTTACGGCACAAATATTATATGTATCTTACGCCTTGCCAAAATCCTATTGAAGCACCCCTGTATATGCAATATGTCTCAACTATTTGATCAAATATATGAGCCAGTGGAAGGAACGAAAAGTACACGTCATCTCCTGTTCCCTGAAATTGACACAAATTGATAAGAGTAAGATCACACTTAGCTATTATTGCACCGATGAGAATAAGATAGAAAATATATAAACCTGCAGGAGATTCATTATAGCCAAATAGGATTTGCTGGTAACTTAATGATTACTATACTCAATTTACAACTTTGGGCAAATTTGTGAAATATGGAGAATGAAAATCTTACTTAGGAGATTAAAAGTGAGCACTTAAATCACAATTCCTCTCAAGTTTTGCAGATGATATGATGTCTTAAGTTCAAGCTAGATCAAAATGATTGCTTGCGATGAAGCAAGAAAAGACACTAACCAAACACAAATATTCATGATATTGGTTAAATTGCAAATCGTACGTCTAGATTTCCAAAGAGTTAAAGGCCACACGTCTTCACAAGCTAGATATCTAAACTTTCAGGAGCAATAGCTCAAAATTACCTCTTCGTCTGTTTCAGCGAGAAGTTGATCCATCGATAGAACTTCTCCCATGAAAGCCCCATTAGTCAAAATGACGCCTTTTGGTTCTCCAGTAGTTCCGCTTGTGTACATAATTGTACATATATCAGTCTTCCGTTTCTGAGGAAGTTCATGATCCAAACTTCCCTGGATAGAGTGATATAAAGCTTAAGCGAAGGCACAAAAACTAGTTATTAGAATGCAGATCACTGAATATGATATTTTGCATTAATATATTGCCTTTACCATTTGAACAAACTCATCCCATGAGAAGCAAGCTACTCCTTGTTCCTCTGCTTCACTTTTCTGCGTGCTGGAAATGTTTCCAAAGCTGACGACGGCTTAAGAAAAGATATACAATTACTCATATTGAACTTTCTAATACCAGCTTATTTGACAAAGTAAATAATTTCACCTACTTTTTAGGTAAGAACTGCACTTTGACAAGCATGATAAGATCTGCAAAAGAAGTTAATGATCAAGTAACTTAAAGAATGTTACCTATAGCTAATCGTCTCTAGAATTTGAACGATATATCAATCAGAAGTATTAATGCATTAGATAATTCATTGAAAGAACATAATGAGCAGTTCAATGAAAAATCCACATAGCACTTTTGGAACCATCACTTTAGTCCTCATTGTCTTAGTTTCAATTTACAATGTCATTTGCAGTTCACGATTAAGAAAAGCAAAAATATGACGTTAAGGAAAAGGGAAGGAGATTATACAGCCGGTATTTTGCTTTCTTGGGCAAAAGCTATTGAAACTTCAGCATGGTTTATGATAAATTCCACTGCATTTGCACCTGCAATTCAGGCAAGTTCAAAGAACAAATCAATAATTATGCTCTTGTGGAGAACAGTTTGAgaacttctctttatttttctgcaAAAGGTAGCGACGACAGAGAGATTGAGAGTAAGAAGATACCAAGAGAATCATAGAGTGGTACATATGAAATTCCTTGGCTGTTACAAGCCTGTGATCAAATTGAACAGACAAAATTATTGTTCCAAAGTAACAGTAAACTGAAGGTAAAACAAGTTTTCGCTATTATTTTTCTCAAGAGGGACGCAACTCGCAAGTTGGATATGTCTTTGGTTTGTGAGAAAATCGATAATTTAGAACAGCAAGTGTATACCTCCATAGCCATTATCCACTCAGGAGAGTTCACACCATAGATGCCACATTTGTCTCCCTAAGTAAACAGAAGATACTTTTAGATGCAACTTAGTCTAAATGTTTGAGTTATGCTCAAAACTCAAGAGTATATTTTGAGAGTAATTTAATGATTTCAATGGACTAGCACTCATCGGATTGACACCACGGCTTCGGATGGCTGAACCAATTTTGATTGTGGTTTTGTAAACGTCCTCATATGTTAACCAGTTGTAGGAACCTGCCTGTAAACAAAGCTCAAAATtcattctctttccttttttatatCAATTCATTTCCACTAGTCTATTTGTTCCTAATGGACTGCTAGATTGAAAAGTTTTCTTTAGCAATTTAAACCAACACTAGCTAGTTACAATTTGAGAACTAAATAATGTGACATTATCTCCTTTTCTTCATTGTTCATTCTTTAATTGGTTATTTCTTAAAGCCCCTAACATTTTGCATTATATGTTGAATTAATAGGTTATTAAGGATCAATAACGCTTATGCTTAGactcatttaaataattgaacTCTGAAGAAACTCTACCTTGTTGTCAACAACCTGACGGCGTCCCAGCATTTGATTTTTGGGATTCTTCTTAACCGATTCACTGCAAAGCATAAAAAATGGATGTTTTACAATGTGCACATGACGATGATAAAAAAGGAAGAAGATCTAAAAGAACAAACATGTAAACAATACATCTTCTCCTAAATATCAATCCCTGTAAACTCCTGAATTTCTTAATTCTTAGGTACATTTTGAGAAAAAGGGCTACACTGAAATATCCACAATAATCAATCAACTAAGCTTCAATCCCCGAGTTGGTTATATGAACCAATTTATCACTTCAAAGGATTCATCATAATCATATCCTCCTCTTTTATCACAGGTagtctggtgcactaagctcccactaATGCGGGATCCGAGAAAGAATCGAACCACAATACACAGTCTTACCTTGTATTTCTGCATGCAAAATACTGTTTTCACGGCTTAAACCTGTGACCACTTGCTCGAAAACTCATTGCATGTATGTAATTGAAAAATTCACTacaattatgaaaaaaaaaagaattgagaTATTCAAGTGAGTAATGTACCTGAAGAAATCCCAAGGTGACTCAAAACTAACAGGCATTTCCATGAGACCATCTTTAGCGTAAATGCACCTATAAACTGGCCCTGCAGATGGCTTTCCATCAACGGCTGGTCGACTTTCTTCAACTTTCACCGTATAA
It encodes the following:
- the LOC107819620 gene encoding putative CoA ligase CCL6: MESYTVKVEESRPAVDGKPSAGPVYRCIYAKDGLMEMPVSFESPWDFFSESVKKNPKNQMLGRRQVVDNKAGSYNWLTYEDVYKTTIKIGSAIRSRGVNPMNKCGIYGVNSPEWIMAMEACNSQGISYVPLYDSLGANAVEFIINHAEVSIAFAQESKIPAILSCLSKCSSYLKTVVSFGNISSTQKSEAEEQGVACFSWDEFVQMGSLDHELPQKRKTDICTIMYTSGTTGEPKGVILTNGAFMGEVLSMDQLLAETDEEGTGDDVYFSFLPLAHIFDQIVETYCIYRGASIGFWQGDIRYLIEDLLVLKPTIFCGVPRVFDRIYTGVMDKIEAGGLLKKLLFQYAYNYKLRNMEKGLRQDEAAPRFDRLVFDKIKLAFGGRVRLMLSGAAPLPKHVEEFLRVTCCCSLAQGYGLTESCGGCFTSIANVHPMIGTVGVPMTTIEARLESVPEMGYDALASVPCGEICLRGKTLFSGYHKREDLTKAVLVDGWFHTGDIGEWQPDGAMKIIDRKKNIFKLSQGEYVAVESIEGLYSRCPLITSIWVYGNSFESFLVAVVVPERKALEDWASSNQETGDFSALCNNSKSRKYILDELNSTAKKHQLRGFEMLRAVHLEPKPFDIERDLVTPTFKLKRPQLLNYYKDIIDQLYKEGNAKTA